From Fundulus heteroclitus isolate FHET01 chromosome 5, MU-UCD_Fhet_4.1, whole genome shotgun sequence, a single genomic window includes:
- the mgarp gene encoding fibrous sheath CABYR-binding protein — protein sequence MFCRRAWQTVGPLARWLLKPISRSTAPVRHMAFGVPGGSSNMAYVVLCGGGLTAAVVYAYKTVNGDTERYEDRLANVSTKEKAEVTSEAVSPAVETTAAEEEPAPAPVAEMTAEPVPASPEPVAETSAEPTADAASEEPEADVAEASAEPAAAGGAASVAEEEAAPEAAPEDEPVKVAEDTAAAESAAVKALASSTLEIINVFVGEENLVKSLQMGAGGNELNSLKEALEPETLAALSERTTVETSAEAFVGGEEGMSSTHGLTIEELCAEQSPAPAAEQEQEERAASLPEEIPEAEENTVTLGSAPEEAVSSSEASAEDSATSDETSLAEEVVVPAEATPEEETTSEQITLERIGETTQLAAASTEQNREVLSATEPEPPSSVGAVDEEEPCHNCHTSPSSSMEAAPPAALGEDPADTDVTQEAKETSTLTKHTMENGVMVTAQS from the exons CTGCTCCGGTgcgacacatggcctttggcgTTCCAGGAGGCTCCAGCAACATGGCGTACGTCGTTTTGTGTGGGGGAGGCCTCACTGCTGCAGTTGTCTAT GCCTATAAAACGGTCAATGGCGATACGGAGCGTTACGAGGACAGACTGGCCAACGTGAGCACCAAGGAGAAAG CTGAAGTGACGTCAGAAGCTGTGTCTCCTGCAGTGGAGACCACCGCAGCAGAGGAGGAACCGGCTCCAGCTCCCGTGGCTGAGATGACGGCCGAACCTGTCCCCGCTTCCCCAGAACCGGTGGCCGAGACGTCGGCCGAACCGACCGCCGACGCCGCCTCGGAGGAACCAGAGGCGGATGTTGCAGAGGCTTCGGCTGAGCCGGCGGCTGCAGGGGGAGCTGCTTCTGTCGCGGAGGAAGAGGCGGCTCCTGAGGCAGCGCCTGAAGACGAACCTGTGAAAGTTGCGGaggacacagcagcagcagaaagcgCCG CTGTGAAGGCCTTGGCCAGCTCCACCTTAGAGATCATCAACGTCTTTGTGGGAGAAGAGAACCTGGTGAAATCTCTGCAAATGGGAGCTGGTGGAAACGAGCTGAACTCCCTGAAGGAGGCTCTCGAACCAGAAACTCTAGCGGCGCTTTCGGAAAGGACCACAGTGGAAACGTCTGCAGAGGCATTTGTTGGTGGAGAGGAAGGGATGTCGTCGACGCATGGTCTAACCATCGAAGAATTATGTGCAGAGCAGAGTCCAGCACCTGCTgcagagcaggagcaggaggaaagAGCCGCTTCACTTCCTGAGGAAATCCCTGAGGCTGAAGAGAACACTGTGACgcttggttctgctccagaGGAAGCCGTCTCCTCATCAGAGGCCTCCGCTGAAGATTCTGCCACCTCTGATGAGACCTCCCTTGCTGAGGAGGTCGTTGTCCCAGCAGAGGCAACACCAGAGGAGGAGACCACATCTGAGCAGATCACACTTGAGAGAATTGGTGAGACAACCCAGCTGGCAGCCGCCTCCACCGAGCAAAACCGAGAAGTTCTTTCAGCCACCGAGCCAGAACCTCCTTCATCTGTGGGTGCGGTGGACGAGGAGGAACCCTGCCACAACTGCCACACGTCACCATCATCAAGCATGGAGGCAGCACCACCTGCTGCTCTGGGAGAGGATCCGGCCGATACGGATGTCACGCAAGAAGCAAAGGAGACCTCAACGTTGACAAAGCACA CCATGGAGAATGGAGTGATGGTGACAGCCCAGTCGTAA